The genomic region ccggagcaggtttcgaaccagtgacccatggagagtcctgccagagtcctgaagtaaaatcactttagcctactgagctattccgccgagtacacatacttaacgtattttatacattatataagcaatcttcgtagttgcacaaaatttaacgacaaaaacagaactctccaaattattcaatcgttacgcgttgcaacgctttataatttttaggttttaaaatcgtcaaaagatgcatataatggctatattagagcatggtaattgttcagtattactgtttcctcacaaatatcataactaaaacgaaaatttgcgaatctgaaacaacttttttcaattttgtaaatttaccaaagcgtgaaaagatccctttaagggcgGTGTGGTAACGCAGTGTTTATAAGCATTATCTTATCACAAATATTGTTATCTTGTCATTAACACAattgcataaaataataattattcagaACAAAAGTTCTTTATAAtcgtttatatatttaatttagtgtattcgtttatttaatttgtttaaaggcAACTATATCCACTCTAATTTGTGAAACATGTGATGGTAATTAGTACGTTTTGTTTCGTAAATTAAATGCGTTAATTACTCGACTATACATTAATAAAAGTCGACAACACCACGTAGTTTTAGGcaaatttcaatttgttttcagCAGAGCGAGCGAATTACACAGTAATTTGTAGACGAATAGACGATCAAAACTAGCGCCTGCCCATGTGTACTGTCCTTACTAAAAATATACGTTAAACAGCTATGAGTAGAAACACTAAACTTTACAATATTTTGTTCTTTTGTACGttttaaatacaacatataatgAGTTGTATTTTTATAGTATATTTGAAGTTGTAACTTCAACTCAATACTTTTTCTACAaaagaaatatattgataaaatcttTTTCAAATATAACACACGTATAACCATAATATCTTAACTTTTATTAACATACATAGGTCTGTGTAACAACAATATTGCAACTTTACATAACGATATAAATATCACAAACTTGTGGAGATCTTGCACATTTCACGTTTGCCTTGTCGTTCCTTCAAGAGAGATGTGAACGAGAATAGTATTCTTACAATGGTCACCAATGTCAGGGCCGGACCAACCTTCAGTCCGGTCGTAAGATTTAGTACGGTCCACTATGATCAGTTCAATCATCACACAACGCTTCAACAATACAACGTTCATTGTATTTTGGTCGTTTCCGTCCAGGCAGGAGCTGACCGTTATGTTCTCGTCATTTTCGCACAGGCCTTACCTGACCGATATGTCCTACCACGGTCTCCAAACGGAATGATCTTCGGGCCGAGGCTGCTCGGGGTCGGCATATCTCTCGCTTAAACGAGCACGCGAAACATCCGGCGCATCACCTCGGTCATGGTTCATATGAAGGAAAGCAGACCGCGCATAGCTCTGGTTGTAAGACTGAGAACAATATGAAGTGTTTAGAGCAGGCGGTTTGGGCAAAATAGCACATCCTTGCGGGGGTTCCAATCGTTTTGCCACAGGCGTATACACTGGTGAACACGTGAGTTGTGCTGGTCCCGTTGAGGTTCTCCTGATAACAGTTGGTACTGAAATTGTTTTTGAATCGTCAGTTCGTTTTTGCGGCATCTGAGTCTGAGAACTATTTGGCTGAGCAAAGTGTTCGGTCGTGTCCTCCGCATTAGTATTATCTCGATACACAATCACTGGTGATATATTTGTTGTGATACTTGCACTACATGTATTACTATTACTAGTATACGAAGGTGAAATTCCAAACACTTGAGGCATTGAAACAACAGTGTTTATACCGGATGAAATTGTGGTACAATAAGAGTCTAGCGCCGACGCTTGTGGAGAAAGGTACGGAATGGCGCCGCTAAAGGCCACGGGAATGAAAAACGTTCCGCCATTCTGTGTTGTATAAATATTCGCCGGGACTAATATAGTTACCGGAACATTCGGTGCGGCCGACTGTGCAGCCACTAAGTCGCTATTGCCCGCTTCCTGTATCGGAGAGATCTGACGCGGGACTGTACCGGGCAACAGAGGCGGAGGGCGCCACACGGAAAATAGCTCGGGAGCGGCATTGTCTTCTTCGTGTATGTTTTCTGCCTCTACACCGTCTGTATTGGCGGTATTGTCCGTTTGGGCGTGCGCGCTTGGACTCGTCGTAAACTGTTGACGCTCTGAGCATTCATTTACGCGCGGGGAAATCGCCGCAGTGCCAGAAGAACGAAAGTTCGCCGAATGATTAGGAGACGTGCCGAGCCTGTTGGAGATGTGAGTGAGAAGCTTGCTCTTCATCTCTTGGCCCGCGCCGTCAACCTCAGTGGAAGAGAGCACACGCATAACCTCCCCTACACACGTCTCGATGCCGCTCTTGTAGTCACTGTCGCTTGTTGACGGCGTGCACATTCGCTCACCTTTAAGTGGGAAAAAACGTGTTTAATGTTTCTTGTACAACATTCGGatagatgattctttacaaaacGTCTTTTCTTAAAAATCTTTTCTTTGTCTGACTTCGATTACTTAATAAAGTTATGACACTAGAATTATTTGCATTcatgtgtttataaaaaaagGTGTTTATATAACAAGTCTAAGtaataagtgtattttttctgatCAGTGAAGATAATATATCAAATAATCATTTGATATATTCTCTTCACTGATCAGaacaaaaaatgatttaaaacttGAATGCAGCAGTCTAACTGTAGACGTATGTCTTCTGTAAAGAAAGATGAACATAGCTGTGTacatgattaacccatttatgcctactggactctccaatccttttaaattggatcaatttatttccaaaattagggatgtctagttcctttaagcaaacagcgcagatcctgatgagacgccgcataatgcaacgtctcatctgggtctacgctgtttgcctatgccttttttctagacgctaggcataaatgtgttaacttGATCGTGTCAACATGTTTATCTatgatatattgtattatatattcaaCACACAACAAGTCGTACCGGTACGCGACTGTTTCTGAAGTTGACGCACACAATCGACCGTCATTTCTAAAATGTCTGCCTTTTCCATCTTTTCGAATCTTTCACCCTGCAATATTATAATCATCAGATACTTGTATTCTTCAACACAGTTTAAATGCGCACAAAACATACAATAGAAAAATAAGAACAtgtcaaatatatcaataaaactagTATGAGTTTATACAAAAGGCTCGACTTTATATTATACTACAATGAAAACTCTCATTTAATTCAGAAATAATCTGGTGTCCGCATTCCGATCATGGTTGTGTTACATTTGATCACACGACAGAGCTTGTCAAAGATACATTCACACATATAtagtttaaaatatcaatatattcaACATACGAGCTAGCTTAAGTCACACGAAATCGGTGACAATAGATCAAGATAATGCAAGATAATGCAACTTACATTATTGaacagaaaaatattattttcaaatcatGTATAtgtaattgagtcgcgttctgagaaaatttggcataatgcatgtgcgtaaagtgtcgtcccagattagcctgtgcagtctgcacagaataatcagggacgacactttccgcctaaattggatttgtgctaagaagaaacttcatttaaacgaaaaatgtcataaacgcggaaagtgtcgacactgataagcctgtgcggattgatATGCATCAAAGCGACGACGTCAACGGAGAAGCAGATCAAGGCCTTGAAATGAGCATAAATCAGCCGCGCTTTGGGAACACGGGATTTAATAactgtgcgttaagtatcgtcccagattagcctgtgatcaagtacgccactttccgcctaatgCATTCTTCCGATTAGAAGAGAtgtactttaaacgaaaaaatataagagcggaaagtgtcgtccctgataagcctgtgcggtcttgAAAGGCTACTCTGAGACGACACTTGCATGAAACCCCGCTTTTCCACAGATTGGCTCAAATATTCGTGGAAACATATGGTCGCAAGAAAAAGGTACCAATGGTAGGATCCGTGTAAGACAACCAAATATTTATTCAGTTAAGTCATGATAAGAAGACAAAATGTCCATTGGCGAATTAACACAAAGGAAAATAATCAAAAACGCGCAATGGAAACCAGTAAAATTAGTTACATCAAACCAACTAAAAAAGAGAGAAAATTCCCTGGAGCTACGGCAACATCAGAAATATTCCCGATAACAATGCTAAAAATCTCATTGATTGAAACGTTGGCACCAAATACCGTAAATCCGCCAACCACCCAACCCCACCCTCTAACCACCCAGCCAaccaccacccccaccccccccacccccaccacccccccccccaaaaaaaaaaggcCCGGACATTTCGCAACCAGAGAAATGCCTTGACTACCTTGTGCGTCACCATGCCAGCCAATATAGCCTTTAGCTCTATGAGACTGTTGTTTATGCGGGCGCGCCTCTTCTTTTCCATCGTTGACTTTGTCACCTGAAGACATTCAGTCCTACATATAAAATGCATGGAgcagattttaaatattattttaaatataagatTAAAAGGGTAAATTTTGTGGCATTTAGTTTGGAATGTATGAGCACAAAACTAATCGCGATGTCGACGACGAAAAATGACAATACAACCGTATAGTAAtggtatttgcaaaaaaaaaaagcCCGTTTTGCACATTTTGCTGTTTTGCTATAATAGGCGGTttgttatgaaattaaaaaaaaagtacaaaaaaacatgtttgagGTTATATAAATTTTACGAGggtcagaaaaaaaaaattacttgatACAGCTATTTTTTAAAAACCTTTGTTAAAACCATGTTTTGCTGCCCTCTTAACCcgtgtatgcctagcgtctagaaaaaaaggccttggcaaacaacctagacccagatgagacgccgcatgatcagggtctgcgctgtttgctcaaaggaatttctgtaagaaatattttaaatataggaataaatatacaagacatccctaattttggaaataaattgatccaatttaaaaggatgggagagtcccctaggcataaatgggttaacgactTCGGATGCCGGTTCAGCCTGCGACAATGACGGCATCGTGTCGTTCGACGTAAAAAGTTGAACAGTATTTTAATGTCGATCGGACAGTACCCATATTAAGAACATACTTGTTCCTCAGACTGCATTCGatttcgaaaataaaaatgtgtgtttaacATAAGTAACATCACCATTGCCTCGTGTGTACATGTGTTTAcatataagtcgcgttctgagaaaactgggcttaatgcatgtgcgtaaagtgtcgtccaagattagcctgtacagtccgcacaggctaatcagggacgacactttccgcctttatgacatttttcgtttaaatgaagtctcttcttaacaataATCAAATTTAGTCGGGAAGTGTCgttgctgattagcctgtgcggattgcacagaccaatctgggacgacaatttacgtacATACATAATgccgagttttctcagaacacgacacatattatTAAACGAATAATATGTCGTTGGCAAATCGAGGGATGTACAACCAACACAACGAAGACATAAAGGTAGATatgttgtaaaaataataatgtacttTTAGCTTTTAGCAAAAACGATGATATGatgtatttgttataaaacacACCTGACCACACATTAGGTAATATATTTTGGCTGTTGTGAAATATTTCCGCGTATATTCCAAACTCTGATGCAACATCACGTCGGAATTACCTTTCGCGTATCGGACAACGAACTTCGAGGTTTTTCGGACAGCATCTTTGCCCTGCGAGTTTTCCCGAACACAATAACGGAATCGCCTTGAAATCTGTCCACACAATCGCAGTAAAAAGGTTTACAGGTTCAAACACAACATTATTCACATATAACATATTAGTAATGTAACATAAAGAAACGTTTTCATGTGCGTCGACACTGAAGCGTGACCAATTTCTAAGTAACAGTCCTCACTTAAGTTATTTTAACAACGAATGTCCTATCTCCGTTTGTGGCTACTCAATATGTCCTGTTTagatcatatttattttttaatggtcCGAACGTGTACTTTCGTCATCAGGCATTTTCAACAAGTTTCAACTTGTGTGGATTCTTCATATGAACATCTGTGTTAATCATATTCGCATTACAAACTTCATCATCGCCTGACGTGGACCAGCCCAGCAATAATTTTAACGGTGCGCGTGACACACTGTCGCGCTCGTATTGGCGGAAGCGTGCCTCGCATGAGCGACCACGTGGTGCGACATCAAATAAGATCGGTATTTGTCGCCAAACGGGCGCGTGCGACTTTGATAGACATGCGAGGCGCGTGGCAAATTTCGAAACGTCTTCGTGGGAAAACTCCGCCCACTTGCACAGGTAAACGCGACGTTCAAGTATAACGAAATTCCCATTAATCTTACATACCTATGGAGATGGTCTCATAAACGACAGGTGATTATTTATTAAGTCTCTCTTTCGGCTTGCCGTAGCGTGGGAAAGTGGTGACATCAACGGGATGTTTTGCTTGAAATCAGTTCTCGACATGAAGTATATCCAGTTAATTAATACACACGTCTCGAGGTGCTGGGAGTGGATTAAATACGTTTAACAAATAGCACTGGGCCTCATTATGTGActcattaattaaaaatgtattaaaagaGTAAACCGAGTGATTTTTCTTGATGAGATTTACGAGGCATATATACTGGTCATGCAATGACTTGAGGCCAACCCTAAGTGTCGGCCATACTTTTGCACCGGCAATACCAACAGAACtagtaaaacaatttaattaaggCGCACGGGTCTAACCCCAATTGTAATTACGCTGCCTTTCTAAGGAAGCCGAGCTTTAACGCTTACGATCCGCTTGTCGGAATGGGACGATGTGATTAGAGATGGTAAGGTAAACTTCTGGCGTATTCATCTATAGACACCGTCCGTCGTTGTATTTGATACAACCAAATGAGACAGTTACAAATTCGTTTGGTTTTAAGTTTCATTGGCAGGCGGGCTTAAATTTCAGTTTTAATTGTGAGATGTTATCGTTTACGAGATAAAGAAAGGTTCTCATTATTCACGATGGGGATGACCCATTATTAAGTGAGGGTGCTTAAGTAAATGTAAACAGTTATATGGATCTTCCAAAGTCACTTCTTGTAACGTGACGGCGCATGAGTTGTATttaactggtcccccgttgaatataaccgttgactccgttgactataatatacaacaggtacaggctaatgtatcggcgattttaattggataacgcgaaAACCAATCGGAACGTTGTTTATTACTGTCGGGAATTCATGACGTTAACGTTTATCCGCTAACATGCACGCGACGTCATGTATACTATCGACGTCACTTTTCATGTTGTATATTAAACAACTTCGTATGAACGTCTAATAAAATGTCGACACTAACGCAACTGTTTTCGTATTTCGCAGTTTTTTAAAACCATACGATCATCATACGCAATAATAACGATCTTttattcttacctgtcagctgtcaaaaagttcgggaaatgttttgtttccggTTTGGAAATGGTACACGGATTACTTCCCCTAAACCTCGAATAATCTCGCGATATGTTAACCGGTCCAAAtttggaccggtaaaattagcctgtaccgatccctatatagagagtatgcgatagataaggggaggtaaccaatctagaGTTGTATATAACGTTTTTACCAAACGTCATAAATATAAATTAGCGGGTTTAGAtgatgtattatgtattatgtatttcttttttGACATTgaagtcaaggataacccatgaaagtgcaagcacttatttccaatggggtcgttttttgctgaagagacagcaagcagaagagacagtttTGAGATACAaagaatccgggtgcgataccctcgctctttgcgaatagatcccttggttcttttacgtgctgagtgtatagcaccgatacacgcgagaataacctgggtttcataccagtacatctcatCTCATGATCTGTAATTGTGTATTAGTTTTGAGGGTCGTTCAAAATTAAAAACCTGTGGCAACCATAATTGCATGTTCAACTAGTGGTTCATGTCAGATTTAATGCATAGGACATGTGAAATAGAGTTGGTCGTGTGACATTGTGTATTTTACTCGTGAATATTGTTAATAAAACTGTGGGCCAAGTCTCAATAAACACATGTGTCATagtagttgtatattttattaaagtgacgcaTAGTACATAAATATCATTGGTATTTACAGCATTAATaccatatatattgatatatatatatatgtatatatatatatgtacaaacattgtactacccagccatataaatggcttacgagtcactgAGTTGACATGTTATCGGTGAAGTCATGTAATCACATCAAAATAGTGCAGGAAAGATCACGATAATAAAAAGAGTTAAATTGTATAAACATGGATAGTTTATATCAATAACTTCTGTTCATTATAAACAGATGTACTTAAAATATTAGTATTGCAAGTTCATATAGAAGTAACTAATATTCTTTACATAGgttatataatttacataatggtttgttttaatttatgtcgGATACATATAATGCTTCCGATCGTTTCACATAGCAATCTTGAATGAATAATGCAGATTTATAAATAAGTCGTTTATCAGTCAGCATACATGCTAGCCTCTCGCTATACGGGATGGTAGTtatgtttggtttaatatttgatatacagttataaaatgataatcttaaaaaaaGGTAGAAAGGACATTcaaataagaaatggtattctgTCTCGACCTTATTGGGTTCTTTACACAGAAGGCAGAGTCTTTCTTCGATCTTTAAGTTTCTAAACCAACCGGTTTCAATCCGCAGCGGTAAGGTACCTGTTCTTATTTGAGCAATGTAAGATCTCAAATGCTTTGGTAGTTGCATAGACACATAATTTTCACAACCAAGTTCGTGTTTAATTTGTCGGTTAGTCCTGAGCTTGGGTTGGGAAACGAGATCTTGTTGCAATTGGTCAGCATATATACGTGTAAATGTCTCTTTAGCATGGCACAGCAAATTGTCCAGCGACAGGTTGCTCATGGATTTAATACTGTACAGGTGAAGAAAATTTAATTGTTCAAAAACACGTTTCACGTCCGAACACCATTCATGGCTGTGTGCGTTATCCCACAAAAATACTTTCTTCGTAATTCTGTCATCTGGCATTTCGACGAGGCGGTCccataggcggagcatgttcagGTGATGTCGCATTGTGGGCGCTTGCCATCCAGTATCGCCATTTATCGCCAAGTTCGACGCATGTTTATGGACGACTAGAAACGACCGGATGGCCCTGTGCTGTATCTGTCATATGGATCGCTATTTTGACTGGTGGGTCGTGTGACATTTCGCCTTTTATCGCGGGCCATGTCACATTAAACCACTTTGGCATCTGACACTGCGTATTTTAATCGTATGTCATGTGACATATAAAATGAAGGTCATGGTACAGAGCGTATTATGCATAATGGTCATGCATTACACGCGAGAATCATAGCACATTTAACATCTTGGTTGTGTGATATTGCGTGCGGAACTCGTTTGTCGTGTTGCATTGAATTTATAGTTCGTAggtcgtaaaatatttcgttaaaaCACACGAATTAGGTGATGACACGAATAAGGTGATGACGCGTATTTTATACTTGTATAGGCAGAAGTATTAGGGAGCGGGAACGACGTACGCCTCGAACCCTTATACCTAATGCTTACTTATTTGATTGAAAACTTCGCTGATTGCTTATTTTCGTTGGTCTAGAAACCGTTCCGAATTAAAAAATACGTTACCGCGCCATTTCTGCCAATTTAAATGGACCTATTCACGGTTTGGTAAAGTGACGAAATTGCAACAAAAAACtgttgcaaattttcgttgaactTACgttatttgcgaggaaacaataatactgaacattttccatgctgaaaaatatccattataagcaTCGTTAGGCCATTTATGGATCTGAAAATTACAGAGCGAttcaaacgcgaaacgattgaataattggggAATTCTGTTGTaatcgttacattttgtgacgcTACCTGgattaatgaaaaaaatagtaAAACACTTAGTACTTAGTACCAGGATGGCCTATTGGTTTAAGCGCTATACTATTACTACAAAGGGTCAACGGTTCGCCATGATTTGGATGACTTGTTTGTGTCTAGAGGGTCAACGGTTTGCCATGATTTGGATGACTTGTTTGTGTCTAGAACTTTTTCTTGTGTTGTGCCGCAGAATTTAGTTgctatgtttacatttgtaaatacaTAATGATACATTGCAAAATATGCCAAAatgtgtgaacaagtccctttaatgatATAACGTGTTTATGTGTTATATGTTTTAGCGGTTGGAAATGGTTGCCTGTTCGCTCCTAACAtccaacaattttgtttcagccCCTGACATGTGCCATTTAGCATTTTGTATTAATCACATCAATTAAGCAAAATTGCGTAAAAGTATGAAACACACAATATTAATGCATGATTAAAGAACATAACATGTTATGCCGTCTGATGTTGCGTTTGAAACACACTGGTCCTTCGACATTAATTCCTAAGCACTTATGTCGT from Dreissena polymorpha isolate Duluth1 chromosome 5, UMN_Dpol_1.0, whole genome shotgun sequence harbors:
- the LOC127832242 gene encoding hairy/enhancer-of-split related with YRPW motif protein 2-like isoform X2, which codes for MLHQSLEYTRKYFTTAKIYYLMCGQVTKSTMEKKRRARINNSLIELKAILAGMVTHKGERFEKMEKADILEMTVDCVRQLQKQSRTGERMCTPSTSDSDYKSGIETCVGEVMRVLSSTEVDGAGQEMKSKLLTHISNRLGTSPNHSANFRSSGTAAISPRVNECSERQQFTTSPSAHAQTDNTANTDGVEAENIHEEDNAAPELFSVWRPPPLLPGTVPRQISPIQEAGNSDLVAAQSAAPNVPVTILVPANIYTTQNGGTFFIPVAFSGAIPYLSPQASALDSYCTTISSGINTVVSMPQVFGISPSYTSNSNTCSASITTNISPVIVYRDNTNAEDTTEHFAQPNSSQTQMPQKRTDDSKTISVPTVIRRTSTGPAQLTCSPVYTPVAKRLEPPQGCAILPKPPALNTSYCSQSYNQSYARSAFLHMNHDRGDAPDVSRARLSERYADPEQPRPEDHSVWRPW
- the LOC127832242 gene encoding hairy/enhancer-of-split related with YRPW motif protein 1-like isoform X3, with product MLSEKPRSSLSDTRKVTKSTMEKKRRARINNSLIELKAILAGMVTHKGERFEKMEKADILEMTVDCVRQLQKQSRTGERMCTPSTSDSDYKSGIETCVGEVMRVLSSTEVDGAGQEMKSKLLTHISNRLGTSPNHSANFRSSGTAAISPRVNECSERQQFTTSPSAHAQTDNTANTDGVEAENIHEEDNAAPELFSVWRPPPLLPGTVPRQISPIQEAGNSDLVAAQSAAPNVPVTILVPANIYTTQNGGTFFIPVAFSGAIPYLSPQASALDSYCTTISSGINTVVSMPQVFGISPSYTSNSNTCSASITTNISPVIVYRDNTNAEDTTEHFAQPNSSQTQMPQKRTDDSKTISVPTVIRRTSTGPAQLTCSPVYTPVAKRLEPPQGCAILPKPPALNTSYCSQSYNQSYARSAFLHMNHDRGDAPDVSRARLSERYADPEQPRPEDHSVWRPW
- the LOC127832242 gene encoding hairy/enhancer-of-split related with YRPW motif protein 1-like isoform X4 yields the protein MESTHSVSSLSQHVTKSTMEKKRRARINNSLIELKAILAGMVTHKGERFEKMEKADILEMTVDCVRQLQKQSRTGERMCTPSTSDSDYKSGIETCVGEVMRVLSSTEVDGAGQEMKSKLLTHISNRLGTSPNHSANFRSSGTAAISPRVNECSERQQFTTSPSAHAQTDNTANTDGVEAENIHEEDNAAPELFSVWRPPPLLPGTVPRQISPIQEAGNSDLVAAQSAAPNVPVTILVPANIYTTQNGGTFFIPVAFSGAIPYLSPQASALDSYCTTISSGINTVVSMPQVFGISPSYTSNSNTCSASITTNISPVIVYRDNTNAEDTTEHFAQPNSSQTQMPQKRTDDSKTISVPTVIRRTSTGPAQLTCSPVYTPVAKRLEPPQGCAILPKPPALNTSYCSQSYNQSYARSAFLHMNHDRGDAPDVSRARLSERYADPEQPRPEDHSVWRPW
- the LOC127832242 gene encoding protein deadpan-like isoform X1, which produces MLYVNNVVFEPVNLFTAIVWTDFKAIPLLCSGKLAGQRCCPKNLEVRCPIRERTECLQVTKSTMEKKRRARINNSLIELKAILAGMVTHKGERFEKMEKADILEMTVDCVRQLQKQSRTGERMCTPSTSDSDYKSGIETCVGEVMRVLSSTEVDGAGQEMKSKLLTHISNRLGTSPNHSANFRSSGTAAISPRVNECSERQQFTTSPSAHAQTDNTANTDGVEAENIHEEDNAAPELFSVWRPPPLLPGTVPRQISPIQEAGNSDLVAAQSAAPNVPVTILVPANIYTTQNGGTFFIPVAFSGAIPYLSPQASALDSYCTTISSGINTVVSMPQVFGISPSYTSNSNTCSASITTNISPVIVYRDNTNAEDTTEHFAQPNSSQTQMPQKRTDDSKTISVPTVIRRTSTGPAQLTCSPVYTPVAKRLEPPQGCAILPKPPALNTSYCSQSYNQSYARSAFLHMNHDRGDAPDVSRARLSERYADPEQPRPEDHSVWRPW